One window from the genome of Natronomonas pharaonis DSM 2160 encodes:
- a CDS encoding peroxidase-related enzyme (This protein belongs to a clade of uncharacterized proteins related to peroxidases such as the alkylhydroperoxidase AhpD.), which produces MTDDAMGNFPVPELSDLPEDIKERIESETERAGFTPNVFSAFAYKPSHFRAFFEYHDAIVDESPLEREEIEMLIVTVSGVNDCLYCVVAHGALLRVYADAPKLAEQLATNHRSADLSEPHRAMLDFAVTLTETPGKVDERDLERLREAGFSTEEIWDIGSVVALFNLSNRMATLADIRPNEEFYTLGR; this is translated from the coding sequence ATGACCGACGATGCCATGGGGAACTTCCCCGTCCCTGAGCTGTCCGACCTGCCGGAGGACATCAAAGAGCGAATCGAGTCGGAAACCGAACGCGCCGGGTTCACCCCGAACGTCTTCTCGGCTTTCGCGTACAAACCGAGTCACTTCCGGGCGTTTTTCGAATACCACGACGCAATCGTCGACGAGTCTCCTCTGGAACGGGAAGAAATCGAGATGCTCATCGTGACCGTTTCGGGTGTCAACGACTGTCTTTACTGCGTGGTTGCACACGGAGCGTTGCTCCGGGTGTATGCTGATGCGCCGAAGCTCGCAGAGCAGTTGGCGACGAACCACCGGAGTGCAGACCTTTCAGAGCCGCATCGGGCCATGTTGGATTTCGCGGTCACGCTCACCGAAACGCCGGGAAAGGTCGACGAACGCGACCTCGAACGGCTTCGAGAAGCAGGTTTCTCGACCGAGGAAATCTGGGACATCGGCAGTGTCGTCGCGCTATTCAACCTCTCGAACCGAATGGCGACGCTGGCGGATATCCGACCGAACGAGGAGTTCTACACGCTGGGCCGATAG
- a CDS encoding metal-dependent hydrolase — protein MHRAGHVGAALLTYVPFGFVLSAAEPALAILGGVGVVVLSRLPDIDFVLPGVEHRGATHTVGFLLVVTAVLAGVGFVISGTFGTGTTPGQSAVLGALIGATAVGSHLLADMLAPPGLPLLWPVSRAQFTVNVTHPRDPLANYGLLTFGVVLTVLVGYVAS, from the coding sequence ATGCATCGTGCCGGACACGTCGGGGCGGCACTGCTGACGTACGTCCCGTTTGGATTTGTTCTCTCGGCGGCTGAACCTGCGCTCGCGATTCTCGGCGGCGTCGGTGTCGTGGTTCTCTCCCGGCTTCCGGACATCGACTTCGTTCTCCCCGGCGTTGAACACCGTGGTGCAACCCATACAGTCGGCTTTCTGCTCGTTGTCACGGCGGTGCTCGCCGGGGTCGGCTTCGTAATCTCGGGAACGTTCGGGACCGGAACGACTCCGGGACAAAGTGCCGTCCTCGGCGCACTCATCGGGGCGACGGCTGTCGGCTCGCATCTGCTCGCCGATATGCTGGCACCGCCCGGCCTCCCGTTGCTGTGGCCGGTATCGAGGGCACAGTTTACTGTCAATGTGACACACCCCCGCGACCCACTGGCGAACTACGGCTTGCTGACCTTCGGCGTGGTGTTGACAGTGCTCGTCGGCTACGTCGCGAGCTGA